The following are encoded in a window of Impatiens glandulifera chromosome 5, dImpGla2.1, whole genome shotgun sequence genomic DNA:
- the LOC124939949 gene encoding putative germin-like protein 2-3 produces the protein MANEIIMLCFLALTFGAYMVVASDPKPLQDFCVADPTSSARVNGVPCKDPSHAQANDFFFSGLHIPGNTSSPVGSKVTPVGVTQLPGLNTLGISLVRIDYAPWGINPPHTHPRATEVLTVLEGSLLVGFVTSNPDNRFISKVLYKGDVFVFPIGLVHFQQNVGNVKAVAIAGLSSQNPGVIPIANTVFGSNPSIANDVLAKAFQVDKTIIDQIQGKF, from the exons ATGGCAAATGAAATCATCATGTTGTGTTTTCTAGCTCTTACATTCGGCGCCTACATGGTTGTCGCCTCTGATCCCAAACCATTGCAAGATTTTTGTGTCGCGGATCCTACGAGCTCAG CCAGAGTGAATGGCGTGCCATGCAAGGATCCATCGCATGCTCAGGCAAATGATTTCTTCTTCAGCGGGCTTCACATTCCTGGAAACACTTCGAGTCCGGTTGGTTCCAAAGTGACACCGGTTGGCGTAACTCAACTTCCGGGATTGAACACTCTGGGAATCTCATTGGTGCGTATCGACTATGCCCCGTGGGGCATCAACCCTCCCCACACCCATCCCCGGGCTACAGAGGTTCTTACTGTCTTAGAAGGTTCTCTCCTTGTTGGATTCGTCACCTCCAACCCTGATAACCGATTCATCTCCAAGGTCCTCTACAAAGGCGACGTGTTTGTCTTTCCAATCGGGCTTGTTCATTTCCAACAGAATGTTGGGAATGTAAAAGCGGTTGCAATTGCTGGATTGAGCAGCCAAAACCCGGGAGTTATTCCCATTGCCAATACGGTTTTCGGTTCTAATCCGTCAATTGCTAACGACGTTCTAGCCAAGGCATTTCAGGTGGACAAAACCATAATCGATCAAATCCAGGGgaaattttag